In Candidatus Contubernalis alkalaceticus, the following proteins share a genomic window:
- the istB gene encoding IS21-like element helper ATPase IstB: protein MLTSEIATCCKELRLSRNIVEMSEKIEAQSHQEYLLKLLKSELEHRDAARKDKLLKSAGFYTIKTFEGFKFDEVTLPKAVTPEYLKNCEFIDTNTNIVMYGNVGTGKTFLSIALGVEACKKGIKTKFFRTAALVNKLSESKKNGTLSKFMKQILKADIIVCDEWGYVPLDRIGAQLLFEVVSECYEKKSLIINTNIEFSRWVNVFYDEQMTGAILDRVLHHCHLLLFPGPSNRMRESSLT from the coding sequence ATGCTGACCAGTGAAATTGCCACCTGCTGCAAAGAGTTGAGATTAAGCCGAAACATTGTGGAAATGTCTGAGAAAATAGAAGCCCAGAGCCATCAGGAATACCTGTTAAAATTACTTAAATCGGAACTGGAACATCGTGATGCGGCTAGGAAAGATAAACTCCTCAAAAGTGCTGGATTTTACACAATCAAGACATTTGAAGGCTTCAAATTTGATGAAGTTACCTTGCCAAAAGCCGTAACACCTGAATATCTTAAGAACTGCGAGTTTATTGATACAAACACCAATATTGTTATGTATGGCAATGTTGGTACCGGAAAAACCTTTTTATCAATCGCCTTAGGAGTAGAGGCCTGTAAAAAAGGCATAAAAACTAAGTTCTTTAGGACAGCAGCGTTGGTGAATAAGCTTTCAGAATCAAAGAAAAACGGTACCTTGTCAAAGTTTATGAAGCAAATACTAAAAGCAGATATTATAGTCTGTGATGAGTGGGGATACGTTCCCCTGGACCGGATAGGTGCCCAACTGCTGTTTGAAGTAGTATCCGAGTGCTATGAAAAAAAGTCCTTAATCATAAACACAAATATTGAATTCTCCAGATGGGTTAATGTGTTTTATGATGAACAGATGACAGGAGCCATATTGGATAGGGTGTTGCATCATTGCCACCTGCTGCTGTTCCCAGGGCCGAGCAATCGGATGAGAGAGTCTTCATTAACCTAG
- a CDS encoding KpsF/GutQ family sugar-phosphate isomerase, with protein sequence MFDISAEAKRVFDEEIEALQAVKDNLNGDFSHLVEIILSCSGRIILTGMGKSGLIGKKISATMSSLGTPSYFLHPAEASHGDLGFLTEKDVLIAISNSGETSELLAIIPSIKRIGAKFISLTCRNNSTLERHSDLHIHLNVTKEACPLNLAPTSSTTATLVFGDALAIVLSKIRDFKPEHYAIFHPGGALGKRLLTTVMDLMHSGNENPIANRNASLRQIIFIMSEKGLGAVSIVDDLGKLVGILTDGDLRRTIEKHDNFFDTIADDVMTNMPIQIDQDSLAVEALKLMENREKPIMVLPIVDKEQKPIGMLRLHDIIRAGVVF encoded by the coding sequence ATGTTTGATATTTCAGCTGAAGCTAAAAGAGTATTTGATGAAGAAATTGAAGCTCTTCAAGCAGTAAAAGATAATTTGAACGGCGATTTTTCACACCTTGTAGAGATCATTCTAAGTTGCAGTGGGAGAATTATACTCACTGGAATGGGAAAGTCTGGGTTAATAGGTAAAAAAATTTCTGCTACAATGTCAAGCCTTGGAACGCCATCATATTTTCTTCATCCTGCAGAAGCTTCTCATGGAGACTTGGGTTTTTTGACGGAAAAGGATGTCCTAATTGCAATTAGTAATAGTGGGGAGACAAGCGAACTGTTAGCTATCATTCCGTCAATTAAGCGGATAGGAGCGAAATTCATAAGTTTAACTTGCAGAAACAATTCTACTTTAGAAAGACATTCTGATCTTCATATTCACTTAAACGTAACTAAAGAGGCATGTCCCCTTAATTTGGCTCCAACTTCTAGTACTACAGCGACACTAGTGTTTGGTGATGCTTTAGCAATAGTTCTATCGAAAATCAGAGATTTTAAGCCTGAGCATTATGCTATTTTTCATCCTGGAGGAGCACTAGGAAAGAGACTTTTAACTACAGTGATGGATCTAATGCACTCAGGAAATGAAAATCCCATCGCTAATAGAAATGCTAGTTTAAGGCAGATTATATTTATTATGAGTGAAAAAGGACTAGGTGCCGTTAGCATTGTAGATGACTTAGGTAAGTTAGTAGGTATTTTAACAGATGGAGATCTTAGAAGGACTATCGAGAAACATGATAATTTCTTTGATACTATTGCAGATGACGTAATGACTAATATGCCAATTCAAATAGACCAAGATTCTTTGGCCGTAGAGGCTCTGAAACTAATGGAGAATAGAGAGAAGCCCATTATGGTGTTGCCCATAGTGGACAAAGAGCAGAAACCTATTGGAATGCTCAGACTTCACGACATTATTAGGGCGGGTGTTGTGTTTTAG
- the kdsA gene encoding 3-deoxy-8-phosphooctulonate synthase, with product MKRRHVNIGNSTFGGNKTFTLIAGPCSIESEMLVMETAHRLKEITDDLGIPFVFKSSYDKANRTSFSSFRGPGIEKGLEILGKVKRQLNVDITTDIHLPQQAAEVASVVDLIQIPALLCRQTDLIETVAKTNKPMSVKKGQFLAPWDMTYVVNKALECGNEKVILIERGTTFGYNNLVVDMTSLIEMANIGYPVVFDGTHSVQKPGGNGSFTGGNSEYVSYLCRAAVAIGIDGLFLEVHPSPDKALCDGSNMIKLDDVAVLLQQLKFIDNLVKGFKRN from the coding sequence ATGAAACGCAGGCATGTTAATATCGGTAATAGTACTTTCGGAGGAAACAAAACATTCACATTAATAGCTGGTCCATGCTCTATTGAATCGGAAATGTTAGTAATGGAAACTGCTCACCGACTAAAGGAAATAACAGATGATTTAGGTATACCATTTGTCTTCAAATCCTCTTATGACAAGGCAAATAGAACATCATTTAGTTCCTTCAGAGGGCCTGGCATAGAAAAAGGGCTAGAGATTTTGGGTAAAGTAAAAAGACAATTAAATGTTGATATTACCACGGATATTCATCTTCCTCAACAAGCCGCAGAAGTTGCAAGTGTGGTTGATCTTATTCAGATTCCTGCGTTATTGTGCCGGCAGACGGACTTAATAGAGACTGTGGCTAAAACCAATAAACCAATGAGTGTTAAAAAGGGTCAGTTCCTGGCCCCTTGGGACATGACTTACGTAGTTAATAAAGCTTTAGAATGTGGAAATGAGAAAGTAATCTTGATCGAGAGAGGCACAACCTTCGGCTATAATAATCTCGTAGTTGACATGACTAGCTTGATAGAAATGGCTAATATTGGCTATCCAGTAGTTTTCGATGGGACTCACAGTGTACAGAAACCTGGTGGAAACGGATCATTTACAGGAGGAAATAGCGAATATGTTAGCTATCTATGCAGGGCAGCTGTTGCCATTGGAATAGACGGGTTGTTTCTAGAAGTCCATCCTAGTCCTGATAAGGCACTATGTGACGGTTCTAATATGATAAAACTTGATGATGTTGCGGTTTTACTTCAGCAACTTAAATTTATAGATAACCTTGTCAAAGGATTTAAGCGTAATTAG